A part of Solibacillus sp. FSL H8-0538 genomic DNA contains:
- the hemA gene encoding glutamyl-tRNA reductase yields MHTLVVGLNYKTAPVEIREKLSFIESDLPNAMAALQKKKSILENVIVSTCNRTEIYAVVDQLHTGRFYIKQFLADWFNIPMDQFEAHLYIREEDETLNHLFRVTAGIDSMVLGETQILGQVKKSFLQGQEIGTTGTVYNQLFKQVVTFAKRAHSETAIGENAVSVSYAAVELAKKIFGSLQNKHVAILGAGKMGELAIQNLYGNGVGKVTVINRTFEKAQNLASKFEGDAKSMDELQCSLLEADILISSTGATNYVIDYDLMKHVAKLRKADPLFMVDIAVPRDLDPKIGELPNVFLYDIDDLQGIVQANLAERERAANEITKMISEEVIVFKEWFKTLGVVPVISALRKKAIRIQEETMVSIENKMPELTDRERKILNKHTKSIINQLLKDPILQAKEMANSSEANEQLQLFQQIFNIEEAVQQEVLMQQAEKESTQTIQSNSSVKPRLSY; encoded by the coding sequence ATGCATACATTAGTAGTAGGCTTGAATTATAAAACAGCGCCTGTTGAAATTCGTGAAAAGCTGTCGTTTATTGAGAGTGACTTACCGAATGCAATGGCTGCGCTTCAAAAGAAAAAAAGTATATTAGAAAATGTAATTGTCTCAACATGCAACCGGACTGAAATTTATGCAGTCGTAGATCAGTTGCATACAGGTCGTTTTTACATTAAGCAATTCTTAGCAGATTGGTTTAATATTCCGATGGATCAATTTGAAGCACACTTATATATTCGTGAGGAAGATGAAACACTGAATCATCTATTCCGTGTAACGGCAGGAATCGACTCAATGGTCTTAGGAGAAACGCAAATTTTAGGACAAGTGAAGAAGAGCTTTTTACAAGGGCAAGAAATTGGTACAACGGGTACTGTATACAATCAGTTATTTAAGCAAGTTGTGACTTTTGCTAAGCGAGCTCATAGCGAAACAGCCATTGGAGAAAATGCTGTTTCGGTTTCTTATGCAGCTGTAGAATTAGCGAAAAAGATTTTCGGTTCATTACAAAACAAGCACGTCGCGATTTTAGGTGCTGGTAAAATGGGTGAACTAGCGATTCAAAATCTTTATGGGAACGGCGTAGGAAAAGTAACGGTTATTAATCGTACATTTGAAAAGGCGCAAAATCTCGCTTCGAAATTTGAAGGAGATGCCAAATCAATGGACGAGCTACAATGTTCACTTCTGGAAGCAGATATTTTAATTAGCTCAACAGGTGCTACAAATTATGTTATCGATTATGACTTAATGAAGCATGTGGCGAAACTCCGTAAAGCAGATCCGTTATTTATGGTTGATATCGCTGTTCCACGGGATTTAGATCCGAAAATTGGCGAATTACCAAATGTCTTTTTATATGATATCGATGATTTACAAGGGATTGTGCAAGCGAACCTTGCAGAACGTGAACGAGCAGCAAATGAAATTACAAAGATGATTAGTGAAGAAGTGATAGTGTTCAAAGAGTGGTTTAAAACACTCGGTGTTGTACCTGTCATTTCTGCATTACGTAAAAAGGCGATTCGCATACAGGAAGAAACAATGGTTAGCATTGAAAACAAAATGCCAGAATTAACGGACCGTGAACGCAAAATTTTAAATAAGCATACGAAATCAATTATAAATCAGTTGTTGAAGGATCCGATTCTTCAAGCAAAGGAAATGGCAAACTCTTCGGAAGCGAATGAACAGCTACAATTATTCCAACAGATTTTTAATATTGAAGAGGCAGTTCAGCAAGAAGTTTTAATGCAACAAGCTGAAAAAGAAAGTACGCAAACTATACAAAGTAACTCGTCTGTTAAGCCTAGATTATCGTATTAG
- a CDS encoding vWA domain-containing protein, with amino-acid sequence MKKTIKKGFALLLCFILLYTMVMPVATTEAASTTITDIKTSDAKYKSAKWAIENELLNLYSGGKFQTYTLVTEWQMLTMIAKLDKNYHFGYDKDMLYAYYGDLYIPLYGVSVSAKRNANVSRGHFARLYAAMNGLDLSEVQAVQYLYTNEITTGTTGKRTYEDYSPNKNITRGDMAVFMYRIAKKGGIALEGLSSASTGKDDNKITLPSNFVESSNGVVELPTTPGENTDDKTNRPSIYKAVKDISVSTEELNANGVDSSLITIQLKDSYGNDIPYDTSLEFKVTSEVDAKFSETGTAKSEEVKTVFSDGPELNVFVTAPALTKSYKDTIRFELVNNDDPNFYTFKGQVIEVGVRYVPKAELRITYEVFDSNQPDWSGGNVLPTIPPIAPPAQVLLPNATGVSTLQDATPNSLIQITSFDEENKVFNGTKHENFTSPTTGLVSGEVKVVDAKYYGAELKLGGQIISVWLFEQILDYMIEGDEKGGGGIGKATVYYSINEQGVPTYDLQDIMSESFLNQFKSNIHATVIYLINLLPKADNVTLVHEDSVKAIKAIYDKLGQIDKNMLQKEFAEYIGKLEGAVSKIAILKQGEELAQRPEGMDRYTKVIVNVVAPGGQVIRDFRGDVEITFNGVTRTVSFNTNTSDYNNNTGYPGSAVVYYDDIIYGNSIATAKIKTMDSRYERLLADLKGKSFSQKIFTNSKFVQNVCKGAAEVAYVVDHSGSTRKSDPNNYIAQKVKEMIRQVGAEKNYVYRFNTNATLETQGAAETVAATTGLLDYVGRGGGTNISKALEQALIQLSDDKFTAKAIVLVTDGKASKSKIDQTIKKAQEKGVKIYTVAVGEYKEVQEDLLRKISTETGGQYFNVTDVQNIHGVFQSIINGILCGTNVSDKSCLTGDSLFTVSSVTISRTNVILDARIATHCDNVYAVAVIFTTTGGSVTYDLQHRGSTSFRLTRSVNEFKPFSLYTDVEFQAYDNNGTIIASKTVELNAKN; translated from the coding sequence ATGAAGAAAACGATAAAAAAGGGCTTTGCTTTACTTTTATGTTTCATTCTTTTGTATACAATGGTGATGCCTGTTGCGACAACAGAAGCAGCATCAACTACAATTACGGACATTAAAACGAGCGATGCTAAATACAAATCAGCAAAATGGGCAATTGAAAATGAGTTGCTAAATTTATACTCAGGTGGAAAATTCCAAACTTATACACTTGTAACGGAATGGCAAATGCTGACGATGATTGCAAAGTTAGATAAAAATTATCACTTCGGCTATGACAAAGATATGTTATATGCGTACTATGGTGATTTATATATCCCATTATATGGTGTATCTGTATCTGCAAAACGTAATGCCAATGTTTCACGAGGACATTTTGCGCGTCTTTATGCTGCGATGAATGGCCTAGATTTATCAGAAGTACAAGCTGTTCAATATTTATATACTAACGAGATTACGACGGGAACTACAGGTAAGCGCACGTATGAGGACTATTCACCAAACAAAAATATTACGCGCGGTGATATGGCGGTATTTATGTACCGTATTGCAAAGAAAGGTGGTATTGCATTAGAAGGTCTATCGAGTGCTTCTACTGGAAAGGACGATAATAAAATTACGCTACCTTCGAATTTTGTAGAATCTTCAAATGGTGTTGTGGAACTTCCAACAACACCAGGTGAGAATACAGATGATAAAACAAATCGCCCAAGCATTTATAAAGCAGTCAAAGATATTTCGGTATCTACGGAAGAACTGAATGCAAATGGTGTTGATTCATCGCTAATTACAATTCAATTAAAAGATAGCTATGGCAATGACATTCCGTATGATACATCACTAGAGTTTAAAGTAACATCAGAAGTGGATGCGAAATTTTCTGAAACAGGAACTGCCAAGAGTGAGGAAGTAAAAACGGTATTTTCCGATGGACCTGAATTAAACGTATTCGTTACAGCACCAGCTTTAACAAAATCATATAAAGATACAATTCGATTTGAGCTAGTGAATAACGATGACCCGAATTTCTACACGTTTAAGGGTCAAGTAATTGAAGTAGGAGTTCGCTATGTGCCAAAAGCTGAGCTACGTATTACCTATGAAGTTTTTGATTCAAATCAGCCAGATTGGTCAGGTGGTAATGTACTACCAACAATTCCACCAATTGCGCCGCCAGCCCAAGTATTATTGCCTAATGCTACTGGTGTAAGCACCTTACAAGATGCGACACCAAATAGTCTAATTCAAATTACAAGTTTTGACGAAGAAAATAAAGTATTTAATGGGACAAAGCATGAGAACTTTACAAGTCCAACAACGGGATTAGTAAGTGGAGAAGTGAAGGTGGTAGACGCCAAATATTATGGTGCCGAGCTTAAATTGGGTGGTCAAATCATTTCGGTTTGGTTATTTGAACAAATCTTAGATTACATGATCGAAGGCGATGAAAAAGGAGGAGGCGGTATCGGTAAGGCTACCGTTTACTATTCAATCAATGAACAAGGTGTTCCGACATATGATTTACAAGACATTATGAGTGAAAGCTTTTTAAATCAGTTTAAGTCGAACATTCATGCAACGGTTATATATTTAATCAACTTATTACCTAAAGCAGACAACGTAACATTAGTACATGAGGATAGCGTTAAAGCAATTAAGGCGATTTATGATAAGTTAGGCCAAATTGATAAAAATATGTTACAAAAAGAGTTTGCAGAGTATATTGGTAAACTAGAGGGTGCTGTTTCTAAAATTGCTATTCTAAAACAAGGCGAAGAGTTGGCTCAGCGTCCAGAAGGAATGGATCGGTACACGAAAGTAATTGTCAATGTTGTTGCTCCAGGAGGTCAGGTAATTCGCGACTTCCGAGGAGATGTTGAAATTACTTTTAATGGTGTTACACGTACAGTGTCGTTTAATACAAATACGTCAGATTACAATAATAATACAGGATACCCTGGATCTGCTGTCGTGTACTATGACGATATTATTTACGGAAATTCAATAGCAACAGCCAAAATTAAAACAATGGATTCGCGTTATGAGCGACTATTAGCGGATTTAAAAGGAAAATCATTTTCGCAAAAGATATTCACTAATTCAAAATTTGTGCAAAATGTTTGTAAGGGCGCTGCGGAAGTTGCTTATGTAGTAGATCATTCAGGTTCTACTCGTAAATCGGATCCAAACAACTATATTGCACAAAAAGTTAAAGAAATGATTCGCCAAGTTGGTGCGGAAAAAAACTATGTGTATCGTTTTAATACAAATGCGACATTAGAAACACAAGGGGCAGCAGAAACAGTTGCAGCAACGACTGGCTTACTTGATTATGTTGGTCGCGGTGGCGGAACAAATATTTCGAAAGCATTAGAACAAGCATTAATACAATTAAGTGACGATAAATTTACGGCGAAAGCAATTGTGCTTGTAACAGATGGTAAAGCATCTAAATCAAAAATAGATCAAACTATAAAAAAAGCACAAGAAAAAGGTGTAAAAATCTATACGGTTGCGGTTGGAGAGTATAAAGAGGTACAAGAAGATTTATTGCGTAAAATTTCAACCGAAACGGGCGGTCAATACTTTAATGTAACCGATGTGCAAAATATACACGGTGTGTTCCAATCAATCATCAATGGCATTTTATGTGGCACAAATGTTTCTGATAAGAGTTGTTTAACAGGAGACTCGTTATTTACTGTTTCATCCGTGACTATTAGTCGAACAAATGTCATATTAGATGCACGTATTGCAACACATTGTGATAATGTCTATGCAGTTGCTGTAATTTTTACGACAACAGGTGGTAGTGTCACATATGATCTACAACATCGCGGTAGTACTTCATTCCGTCTAACTCGTAGCGTAAATGAATTTAAACCGTTTAGCTTATATACGGATGTCGAATTTCAAGCTTACGATAACAACGGCACTATCATTGCTTCAAAAACTGTGGAACTAAATGCTAAAAACTAG
- a CDS encoding S-layer homology domain-containing protein, with translation MKNYKKIPLLMVFTVLLLSILAIPKFVSAQTIDLNGGIKNEYTYEEYVFISGKPIKVTGTSKNATVTVKESKGKLTETYKFTLTGSNGEKLTRNFTYVSEVTNYDQIGQSTATGEVTKFTEKFVVGNSTYTLSDYQLSKSAITDKRPASDYYSGNAIARKTYTVGKAPNIQTVLVNVDSRHEGYENFWGATETQITDYEIVFNNGEIGTVKNRVSTTKSRTLNYEENGSSLSSFNGGYAVISSADTISEYTYGLPAASGTVDLDIEYMPRIERLILPKFRDLSSNWAKESIEKLYSLGILDDQSNFFSPNTPMQRYDFAVAVGKAIDLRVLEEKTKKKTTSVFKDVKSTTKDYNYLKSAVDKGVIKGVTSTTFEPEGFLTRQQAATILVRALGLEGKAPDPGYKTIYKDDYKITDYARDSIYVITELGLMSGSNGKFNPKDKLTRAQASAIMIRFLEYLETDLKQNFRDDILFFD, from the coding sequence GTGAAAAACTATAAAAAAATACCGTTGTTAATGGTTTTTACTGTTCTATTGCTTTCCATTTTAGCTATTCCTAAATTTGTTTCTGCTCAAACGATTGATTTAAATGGTGGTATTAAGAATGAGTATACATATGAGGAATACGTATTTATTTCAGGTAAGCCAATTAAAGTAACAGGTACAAGTAAAAACGCAACAGTTACAGTGAAGGAAAGCAAGGGCAAGCTAACAGAAACATATAAATTTACGTTAACAGGGTCAAATGGAGAAAAACTAACGCGTAACTTTACATATGTTTCAGAAGTAACAAACTATGATCAAATTGGTCAAAGTACGGCTACAGGCGAGGTTACGAAATTCACTGAGAAATTTGTAGTAGGTAATTCGACATATACTTTATCAGACTATCAATTATCAAAAAGTGCGATTACAGATAAACGTCCCGCTTCTGATTATTATTCAGGAAATGCAATTGCCCGTAAAACGTATACAGTAGGGAAGGCTCCGAATATTCAAACGGTATTAGTGAACGTAGATAGTCGTCATGAAGGCTACGAAAACTTCTGGGGTGCTACAGAGACACAAATTACAGATTATGAAATTGTGTTTAATAATGGTGAAATTGGTACAGTGAAGAACCGTGTATCTACAACTAAATCACGTACATTAAATTATGAGGAAAATGGATCTTCGTTATCAAGTTTTAATGGTGGGTATGCGGTAATTAGTTCAGCAGATACGATTTCTGAATATACATATGGATTACCAGCTGCTTCAGGTACAGTGGATCTGGATATCGAATATATGCCACGAATTGAGCGTCTAATATTGCCGAAGTTCCGTGATTTATCGTCAAACTGGGCAAAAGAAAGCATTGAAAAACTATATTCATTAGGCATTTTAGATGACCAATCTAACTTCTTCTCGCCTAATACACCGATGCAACGCTACGATTTTGCAGTAGCGGTTGGTAAGGCGATTGACCTTCGTGTATTAGAAGAAAAGACGAAGAAAAAAACAACAAGCGTATTTAAAGATGTAAAAAGTACGACAAAAGATTATAACTACTTAAAATCAGCAGTTGATAAAGGTGTTATTAAAGGTGTGACTTCAACAACATTTGAACCAGAAGGCTTTTTAACGCGTCAACAAGCAGCAACGATTTTAGTGCGTGCATTAGGATTAGAAGGAAAAGCGCCTGATCCAGGATATAAGACAATTTACAAAGATGATTACAAAATTACAGACTATGCACGGGATTCAATTTATGTCATAACAGAACTAGGATTAATGTCAGGTAGTAATGGAAAATTTAATCCAAAAGATAAATTAACACGTGCACAAGCATCAGCCATTATGATCCGTTTCTTAGAGTACTTAGAAACGGACTTAAAACAAAATTTCCGTGATGACATTCTGTTCTTCGATTAA
- a CDS encoding phosphate ABC transporter ATPase, protein MLRKISPILIAIIFALAAIPLGQTAEASTTYTFVNVTYNEIELKDGTVEKTLSKVTLQNSAGKTSTFNIDSSARLYINNTLTTINGFKAGMQVTVSLNLRKVKEMRGTSDVEQGEITTNSKQKAGVVTQIDANGMFVKVKVDKGRDTTYYINNNTEFIKGSSTVDLSALYEGDRVKLKFSSTSTSIPSEIEIIATGVLVENLYKATLQTVNTTSNKFTVKNAHPFTNWLFGERVITDINTFGFSNSTSIYVGNKKITKNQLKNYKNSEIYYVSLKQFSKEVVTKIIVLAKNERSFYQSLSEVNTKYGYFKLANLKNNFYYHDGSILVRNGRLVEPTSLASKGTAYILTDGNTSSQFAHVVNITNDSFTSPNLSSHKLYFGQIYLADLEAYRVELDGLEIFENNFWKSYKGDPVFSFSNSTNAVVVDGSKPFKIFPETELVANEGDYGYFYVKDGHIQAMHIMLDEPRTELTLTGRIDKVGNNSIDVKDVSQWINGGEWSYFGETKVELTKVMIIKNGKVIQPNELKRSDRVVMLMNSELETHVILVNE, encoded by the coding sequence TTGCTTAGAAAAATTTCACCAATTTTAATAGCAATTATTTTTGCTTTGGCAGCAATACCACTTGGTCAAACAGCTGAAGCATCAACGACATACACATTTGTAAACGTTACATACAACGAAATTGAACTAAAAGATGGTACAGTTGAAAAAACATTAAGCAAGGTGACATTGCAAAATAGTGCAGGAAAAACGTCCACATTTAACATCGATTCAAGTGCACGCCTGTATATTAATAATACTTTAACGACAATTAATGGATTTAAAGCAGGGATGCAAGTGACTGTATCATTGAACTTACGTAAAGTAAAAGAGATGCGCGGTACATCGGATGTCGAGCAAGGTGAGATTACAACGAATAGTAAGCAAAAAGCAGGTGTTGTTACACAAATTGATGCAAATGGTATGTTTGTTAAAGTGAAGGTAGATAAAGGAAGAGATACAACTTATTACATAAATAACAATACGGAATTTATTAAAGGTTCTTCGACAGTCGATTTGAGTGCTTTATATGAGGGAGATCGTGTGAAACTCAAGTTTTCATCCACATCAACGTCAATTCCATCTGAAATTGAAATAATTGCAACAGGTGTTTTGGTTGAAAATTTATACAAAGCAACCTTACAAACAGTTAATACGACGTCGAATAAATTTACAGTAAAAAATGCACATCCGTTTACGAACTGGTTATTTGGTGAACGTGTAATAACGGATATAAATACATTTGGTTTCTCAAACAGTACATCAATTTATGTTGGAAATAAAAAAATTACTAAAAATCAATTAAAGAACTATAAAAATAGCGAAATATATTATGTATCATTGAAGCAATTTAGTAAAGAAGTAGTGACAAAGATTATTGTGTTAGCTAAAAATGAACGTTCATTCTACCAATCACTTTCTGAAGTGAATACAAAATATGGTTATTTTAAGCTTGCAAATTTAAAAAACAACTTCTACTATCATGATGGTTCCATTTTAGTACGTAACGGGCGCTTAGTTGAACCTACATCATTAGCCTCAAAGGGGACAGCTTATATTTTAACGGACGGTAATACTAGTAGCCAATTTGCGCATGTCGTAAACATTACGAATGATAGTTTTACTTCACCAAATTTATCATCTCACAAACTATACTTTGGTCAAATTTATTTGGCAGACTTAGAAGCATATAGAGTAGAGCTAGATGGACTAGAGATATTTGAGAATAACTTCTGGAAATCATATAAAGGTGATCCAGTGTTCTCGTTTAGTAACTCAACAAATGCAGTGGTAGTTGATGGTTCAAAACCGTTCAAAATCTTCCCTGAAACAGAGCTTGTAGCTAATGAAGGTGATTATGGCTACTTCTATGTGAAAGATGGTCATATACAAGCGATGCATATTATGTTGGACGAACCACGAACAGAACTGACATTAACAGGACGAATTGATAAAGTTGGCAATAACTCAATTGATGTAAAAGATGTTAGCCAGTGGATAAACGGCGGAGAATGGTCATACTTCGGTGAAACGAAAGTAGAACTAACAAAAGTTATGATTATTAAGAACGGTAAAGTCATTCAGCCTAATGAGTTGAAACGTTCAGACCGGGTTGTCATGCTAATGAACAGCGAGCTTGAAACACATGTAATTTTAGTAAACGAATAA
- a CDS encoding YjfB family protein: protein MDIAALSISLHQEQLMQNVSLTIVKQVVEFQQQSSAQIVEMIDAPHPTAGQMVDLST from the coding sequence ATGGATATTGCAGCACTATCAATTTCATTACATCAAGAACAATTAATGCAAAATGTTTCATTAACGATCGTAAAACAGGTGGTGGAATTTCAGCAACAAAGTTCAGCGCAAATTGTAGAAATGATTGACGCACCTCATCCAACTGCTGGTCAAATGGTCGACCTCTCTACTTGA
- the yihA gene encoding ribosome biogenesis GTP-binding protein YihA/YsxC, with product MKVHNVEMVISAVRPEQYPEDGLPEFALAGRSNVGKSSFINRMIGRKAMARISSKPGKTQTLNFYKIEEQLFFVDVPGYGYAKVSKSERAAWGKMIERYFTAREILKAVVLIVDLRHPPTGDDCMMYDFLKHYNIPVIVVATKADKIPKGKWDKHKKIVKDTLEMDSTDPLIVFSSEKGLGFDEAWGEIESRM from the coding sequence ATGAAAGTCCATAACGTCGAAATGGTCATTAGTGCCGTTAGACCAGAACAATACCCAGAGGATGGCCTACCGGAATTTGCGCTTGCTGGGCGCTCAAACGTAGGTAAATCTTCATTCATTAACCGTATGATCGGACGTAAGGCAATGGCGCGTATTTCGTCAAAGCCAGGGAAAACGCAAACACTAAACTTCTATAAAATTGAAGAGCAGTTGTTTTTCGTTGACGTACCAGGTTACGGTTATGCAAAAGTATCAAAATCTGAGCGTGCAGCGTGGGGGAAAATGATTGAACGTTACTTCACTGCACGAGAAATTTTAAAAGCGGTCGTATTAATTGTCGATCTCCGTCACCCACCAACTGGGGATGACTGCATGATGTATGATTTCTTAAAGCATTACAACATTCCCGTAATTGTCGTTGCGACAAAAGCGGATAAAATCCCTAAAGGAAAATGGGATAAGCATAAAAAAATCGTTAAAGATACACTCGAAATGGACTCCACTGATCCACTCATCGTATTCTCCTCTGAAAAAGGTCTTGGGTTTGATGAAGCATGGGGCGAAATTGAAAGTCGTATGTAG